TTTAAATTAAGGTCTGTTTGCAAGTGAGAGTTAAAACCTTTCTTTAAGGTTTTTAGAAAGGCCTGATTCGTTTTCTTTGGGTCTGCAATGCCTGCATTTCTGGGATACAtttcccttttatatttttaaaatattgagccGCAGCCTCATTCTTGTCTTGCATGCAGCCCATGATCGGTCCCCAATTACTGGCTTGTTCCCCAAGGCTTCCTGAACAGCTTCCTTAAACTCAGTGCAGGCACGGGTCATATCATTTTAAGATTTAAATGTAACAGAGGCCCAAATGCCGTTTCGGTGTTCTTTTGTAAGGATTTAGGCCCATGATAGATCAGGGCATTTAGCTTTTTTTAAGATATAAAGATTCCTGGGATGTAACGTATAGGTGGCTTAgttttttccagaacatttaaTTTGGGGGTTTGGGTTTTAGATTAGGGAGATTTTTTAGTAAGCCCCTCATTTCCCTTGTGCTGAGAGGAGTGTACTTATCAGTATTATGAGCCAGTCTGTTTTCACCTGTCCCGGACCACCCATTATCTTGATTTTCCCTCTTGTGTGCCAGGTTCcaattttgaatttgttttttaaggtgtttccaattaattttattttgtttttttattagtaTCGCTCCTTGAGTCAGGGTCAGTAAAAATACCCTTCTGTTTACTGCAGCATACATTCTGGTGCTCAGTACCTGGCAATGCAGCCGTCGCCTCCAGCGATCCCCACACCCCAAAAACCCTGGCAGTGCAGCCTTCGCCTCCAGTGATCCCTGCACCCGGAAAACTTGGCCACAAACACACGCACATTCAGTCCTCTTGTCTGTGTGTCCTATACGTGgttcctattaaaaaaaaggaGTGTGAAGGGGTGTCCCAAACCAAGGCGTGCACTAGAGGTCGTAAGTAAAAGGATACTCATCTCTATTCCTGGATGTGAGAAACTCTCTGCGGATTCCTGATCACACCCTGCTCGCTGAGCCAAAACTGTTAAGCAAAAagattcttttccccaagaatcaggcaagcacagacaatactgaaggggGTTTATTCAGGGTACTGGGAAGACTGACAAGCAGCTTCGAAAATATGGTGCCATTGTGGCCAGTTCTACACATTTTCTTGTTAATGTATTTACATGTATTTATACATATGAAAACAAACATTattacaaatcaaaataaaaccctaaacaaaaataaaaatgaaaacaatacgTACATATAAAGGTTATCCTATCTGCATCAAACATTTATAACTACCTtgcgggggaaggaggcagggtgggggtaaAAATAAGTGCTTACAAATATCCGGTGGGCTGTAAAGGGAAGGTTTGTTCCTTTCTAAAAGCTACATTAGTGGGCAAGCATGAACCATATAAGCTTATCAATTGTTCACAATTGTCAGTGTCCTTGCTACTGAATGCTATTATGGCATTCCTGCTTCTTCTGCTGTTTCTATCTTAGCTGTTAGCGAAATTTTAACTGTTGCCTAACAATATCAATGGGCTCGAGAGCTTAACAGGTGTCAAACAGGGACTGGATGTTTATATGGGTAAACGGAAAATCCAATTACAGTAGTGAGGACTTAGCAACAAAGCTCTTAGAAGGGCTCTAAACCTGCCTAATTTATACTACAATAGATGTCTAATTAGTGGGTCTTATGGACAAACTCTCCCTGGGAGCAGGTTATCTCACAGCTGCCTATTTCAGGGCTTCTTTCACCTTCTTCTGAACCACGTGGTACTGGGTACTGGATATGAGCCTAGATGGACTACAGGTCTGATCTAGTCTGGCAATGCCTATGTTCCTATCGATGGTGTAAATCCAAGACCATGCTTTAGCTTATCTTCCTTGAGCTCCTGGGAGTCTCTAGACTTGCACTGAGATCAGAACCATGTCTCATTAAATATCATCTActctcatgttttttttttttttctttcaggaagGGTATTTCAAAAGTCCTTGGACCTCTCCAGTATATTATGTCAGCTGTCAATGACACCGAattcagctctgctctgctccttctcaccgggatacctgggcaggaagacTTCCATCTCTGGATCTCTATCCCCTTCTGCTTAGTGTATGTTATTTCAATGGTAGGAAATTCAGTCATTttgttcattataaaaacagatcAAAGCCTCCACgagcccatgtacattttcctttccatgttggccGTCACAGACCTTGCCTTATCCATATCCACCATGCCTACAACCCTGGGTATATTCTTGTTTAACTCTAGGGAGATCAGTCTGGATGCTTGTTTTGCCCAGTTGTTCTTCATTCACTCACTTTCATTCATTGAATCATCGGTACTCCTGTTGATGGCCTTTGATCGATTCGTTGCtatctgtaacccactgagatATGCTTCTATCTTAACCCTGCCAAGAATTGGAAAGATGGGACTGGTGTTTGTGCTAAGAGGAGTGACCTTAATCTTCCCACTCCCCTTTCTCCTTAAACGGTTCCGATATTGTCGAGCCAATGACCTCTCTCATTGCTACTGCCTGCACCAAGAGGTCATGAAGATGGCTTGTTCGGACATCACAGTCAACTACATCTATGGCTTCTTTCTTAACATCTCCGTGGTGGGGTTAGATTCACTGTTCATCTTCCTCTCATATGTGATGATCCTCAAAACAGTGCTGAAAGTCGCATCCCGTGCGGAGTGCTTTAGGGCCCTGAACACATgtgtctcccacctctgtgctgtCCTGCTCTTCTACACACCACGGATTGGCTTGTCTGTGATACACAGATTTGAGGAGGGCTCTCCTCCATTGCTCAAGGTTCTCCTGGGCTACATCTCTCTGTTTGTCCCACCACTTATGAACCCAATTGTGTACAGTGTGAAAAGCAAACAGCTTTGTGCTAGGATAATCAGGGTGTTTGTCAAGTGAAGGGTCAATTCATCACTTGGCTCCAGGGCCAGTGACATGGGAGATGAAAAACACGGGCCACGGCCACCTATTCTATTCAGGACTTTACATCCGAGATGACAAGATCTACTGAACTCCGCTCTGTAAAGAGAGGTTCAGATTGGGTATAAGGCCTGGAAAAATGGGAGAGGGGCTGGTGAGGGAGGCTAGCAGACTGTGGGAAGGAGACCAAGGCAGGTAGCAGCTTTTACAATCTGTCTGTGTTCATGGAGAGCCAGTGGACCAGTGAGATGTTTGCTCATAAAGAGCCATATCGGTGCCTGCTCCAACCTCAGAATTCCTCTTGATAGAGTCAGTAAAGAGAAGGGACGTGGATGTTGTTCCCCATTGTACCTGGCCTGTCACTGTCCCGTCTCTGGTTAAACATCCATGAGCCAGGGAAAAAGgctattaaaatgtttaaaaaatcattaatcatagtaatgggggatttcaactgtccCCATACTGACTGGGACCATGTCACTTCAGGACGGGATGCcaagataaagtttcttgacaccttaactgactgcttcttggagcagctagtcctggaaaccacaagaagttgtgaaggccaagcctataacagggttccaaaaagaacgagataaattcacagagtctgaagacaggatactgggttagatggacctttggtctgacccagtgtggcctcCGTAGAGGTggataatagccctgccctgcctcacagaggtggcgagaggataaatacattcaaaaagTTCTGTGTCAATGAGGGTCTGACACACAAGAGACCTTGCAAGAGACTCAGGCCCACATTCCCTCCCTGGCCCCTCTGTTTGTGCTGCCCTAGCAATGCAAAGGGGTGGAAATGGTACTCAGCTCCCGCACAGAAGCACGGCTGGCTcctatcccagcccagcccattcaCTGTAGGGTGATCACAGTGAAAAAGCAGCACACATGCAgaagccccaccccctctgtGACCCCCAACCATGCCCCTCTTCTTCCCATTTGagtcccctctctctgccctgtcccttcccccaacACCCCACTCCTGCCACTCCTCTTTACCTGAGACTCCACCTTCTCTTCAGGagagaagccagagctgggccatGGAAAGTataagtataagtaggggcatacggagcagatcgagggacgtgatcgttcccctctattcgacattggtgaggcctcatctggagtactgtgtccagttttgggccccacactacaagaaggatgtggataaattggagagagtccagcgaagggcaacaaaaatgattaggggtctagaacacataacttatgaggagaggctgagggagctgggattgtttagcctgcagaagagaagaatgaggggggatttgatagctgctttcaactacctgaaagggggttccaaagaggatggatctagactgttctcaatggtagcagatgacagaacgaggagtaatggtctcaagctgcagtgggggaggtttagattggatattaggaaaaactttttcactaagagggtggtgaaaccctggaatgcgttacctagggaggtggtagaatctccttccttagaggtttttaaggtcaggcttgacaaagccctgtctgggatgatttaac
The nucleotide sequence above comes from Caretta caretta isolate rCarCar2 chromosome 1, rCarCar1.hap1, whole genome shotgun sequence. Encoded proteins:
- the LOC125633139 gene encoding olfactory receptor 51G2-like, translating into MSAVNDTEFSSALLLLTGIPGQEDFHLWISIPFCLVYVISMVGNSVILFIIKTDQSLHEPMYIFLSMLAVTDLALSISTMPTTLGIFLFNSREISLDACFAQLFFIHSLSFIESSVLLLMAFDRFVAICNPLRYASILTLPRIGKMGLVFVLRGVTLIFPLPFLLKRFRYCRANDLSHCYCLHQEVMKMACSDITVNYIYGFFLNISVVGLDSLFIFLSYVMILKTVLKVASRAECFRALNTCVSHLCAVLLFYTPRIGLSVIHRFEEGSPPLLKVLLGYISLFVPPLMNPIVYSVKSKQLCARIIRVFVK